From Miscanthus floridulus cultivar M001 chromosome 15, ASM1932011v1, whole genome shotgun sequence, the proteins below share one genomic window:
- the LOC136507890 gene encoding F-box protein At3g12350-like: MGTIPAAAAGPGTVLEDLPEDALLCILALLAPPDAAAAACACRRLAAAASSPALPLALALRLGLPPPPPPLLPASPCPAAARRLLRSLHRLRRLLGLWRRLPSSSGYASPSLAAFEWAPRATLAASLLAPSADGGVGVSKSPFVTLSIEESGDTVAVVGEVPVCVNFVGNNHIVVEAAAGEDEEVEMVSGSPPEEMYAHFANRRSPGAGRRRRGKQGRRGGGMEAEHFVRIADTEPTKARPLQGLWKGICEDRTMEFYLVTYDNIGGVTCRRFRDTRSQNSGYSPVFWTTDTTFLDPPFSEQELDDYTSRDHIQGVTSNHAGTENRVISRILCINSSYDVVNPHLSTPLDDGRSVEGRIWLYEDGTFSFGFVGSNSIIDLRHVSSAGCILDT, encoded by the exons ATGGGGACcataccggcggcggcggcggggccgggCACGGTGCTGGAGGACCTGCCGGAGGACGCGCTGCTGTGCATCCTCGCCCTCCTCGCGccgcccgacgccgccgccgccgcatgcgcctgccgccgcctcgccgccgccgcgtcctcccCGGCGCTTCCGCTCGCTCTCGCGCTCCGCCTCGgcctgcccccgcccccgcccccgctgcTCCCCGCCTCCCCCTGCCCCGCCGCCGCTCGCAGGCTCCTCCGCtcgctccaccgcctccgccgcctcctcggGCTCTGGCGCCGCCTCCCCTCCAGTTCCGGCTACGCCTCCCCGTCCCTCGCCGCGTTCGAGTGGGCTCCGCGCGCCACGCTCGCGGCGTCACTCCTCGCCCCCTCCGCGGACGGCGGCGTCGGCGTCTCCAAGTCCCCCTTCGTGACGCTCTCCATCGAGGAGTCCGGCGACACGGTGGCGGTCGTCGGGGAAGTGCCGGTCTGCGTCAATTTCGTCGGGAACAACCACATTGTGGTCGAGGCGGCGGCGGGTGAAGATGAGGAGGTGGAAATGGTGAGCGGTTCTCCGCCGGAGGAGATGTACGCGCACTTTGCCAATAGGAGGAGCCCTGGGGCtggtaggaggaggaggggcaagcaggggaggagaggaggcggGATGGAGGCAGAGCACTTCGTGAGGATTGCGGACACTGAGCCGACGAAGGCACGGCCACTGCAGGGGCTGTGGAAG GGTATATGCGAGGATAGGACTATGGAattttaccttgtcacctatgatAACATTGGTGGAGTAACTTGTCGACGATTTAGGGATACACGGAGCCAAAACTCTGGCTACTCTCCTGTCTTTTGGACGACAGATACTACATTTCTTGATCCACCATTCTCTGAGCAAGAGCTGGATGATTATACCAGCCGCGATCATATCCAAGGTGTTACTTCCAACCATGCTGGCACTGAGAACAGGGTTATCTCAAGGATATTGTGCATCAATTCCAGTTATGATGTGGTTAATCCTCATCTCTCGACTCCCTTAGATGATGGAAGGAGTGTGGAGGGAAGAATTTGGCTATATGAGGATGGAACCTTCAGTTTTGGATTTGTTGGCAGTAATTCAATTATAGATCTGAGGCATGTCTCCTCAGCTGGCTGTATTCTTGATACTTAA